The Devosia sp. YIM 151766 genome includes a region encoding these proteins:
- the purF gene encoding amidophosphoribosyltransferase, producing the protein METLVTHTSDDDFDLDGDTLHEECGVFGILGHDDASTLTALGLHALQHRGQEAAGIVSFDGRQFRQEKHMGLVGDHYTNPAVLAKLPGNISIGHTRYSTTGEVALRNVQPLFAELEVGGIAVAHNGNFTNGLTLRRQIIATGAICQSTSDTEVVLHLIARSRHSSSTDRFIDAIRQMEGGYAMLAMTRTKLIAARDPVGIRPLVMGELDGKPIFCSETCALDIIGAKYIRDVENGEVIICEIQPDGSISVEARKPARKVAERPCLFEYVYFARPDSVVSGRSVYKARKNMGINLAKEAPVAADVVVPVPDGGTPAAIGYAQQSGIPFELGIIRNHYVGRTFIEPTQQIRAFGVRLKHSANRAEIAGKRVVLIDDSIVRGTTSIKIVQMMRDAGATEVHIRVASPMIFHSDYYGIDTPDPDKLLANQYADLEAMCRYIGADSLQFLSIDGVYEAVGGERRNMKAPQFTDHYFTGDYPTHLTDLNGRTMSDPKQISLLKEAG; encoded by the coding sequence ATGGAGACCCTGGTGACCCATACCAGCGATGACGATTTCGATCTCGATGGCGACACGCTGCATGAAGAATGCGGCGTGTTCGGCATTTTGGGGCATGACGATGCCTCGACCCTCACCGCCCTCGGCTTGCACGCCTTGCAGCATCGCGGGCAGGAAGCGGCCGGCATTGTCAGCTTCGACGGGCGGCAATTCCGCCAGGAAAAGCATATGGGGCTGGTGGGCGACCATTATACCAATCCGGCCGTGCTGGCGAAGCTGCCGGGCAATATCTCCATCGGCCATACCCGTTATTCGACCACCGGCGAAGTGGCGCTGCGCAATGTGCAGCCATTGTTCGCGGAACTGGAAGTGGGCGGCATCGCCGTTGCTCACAATGGCAATTTCACCAATGGGCTGACGCTGCGCCGGCAGATCATCGCCACCGGCGCCATCTGCCAGTCGACCTCGGATACCGAAGTGGTGCTGCACCTGATCGCCCGGTCGCGCCATTCCTCCAGCACCGACCGCTTCATCGACGCCATCCGCCAGATGGAAGGCGGCTATGCCATGCTGGCCATGACTCGCACCAAGCTGATCGCGGCGCGCGATCCGGTGGGCATCCGGCCGCTGGTGATGGGAGAGCTGGACGGCAAGCCGATCTTCTGCTCGGAAACCTGCGCCCTCGACATTATCGGCGCGAAATATATCCGCGACGTCGAGAACGGCGAAGTCATCATCTGCGAAATCCAGCCGGACGGCTCGATCAGCGTGGAGGCGCGCAAGCCGGCCCGCAAGGTCGCCGAGCGGCCCTGCCTGTTCGAATATGTCTATTTCGCCCGCCCCGATTCGGTGGTTTCGGGCCGCAGCGTCTATAAGGCGCGCAAGAATATGGGCATCAATCTGGCCAAGGAAGCGCCGGTGGCCGCCGATGTGGTGGTGCCGGTGCCCGATGGCGGCACGCCGGCGGCCATCGGCTATGCGCAGCAGAGCGGCATTCCGTTCGAGCTGGGCATCATCCGCAACCATTATGTGGGCCGCACCTTCATCGAGCCGACCCAGCAGATTCGCGCCTTCGGCGTGCGCCTCAAACACTCGGCCAATCGCGCCGAAATCGCCGGCAAGCGCGTGGTGCTGATCGACGATTCCATCGTGCGCGGCACCACCTCGATCAAGATCGTGCAGATGATGCGCGATGCCGGGGCCACCGAAGTGCATATCCGCGTCGCCAGCCCGATGATCTTCCATTCCGATTATTACGGCATCGACACGCCGGACCCGGACAAGCTGCTGGCCAATCAATATGCCGACCTGGAGGCGATGTGCCGCTATATCGGGGCGGATTCGCTGCAATTCCTCTCCATTGACGGGGTCTATGAGGCCGTGGGCGGGGAGAGGCGCAATATGAAGGCGCCGCAATTCACCGACCATTACTTCACCGGCGACTACCCGACGCACTTGACCGATCTCAATGGCCGGACCATGAGCGACCCCAAGCAGATTTCACTGCTCAAGGAAGCGGGCTAA
- a CDS encoding CvpA family protein, with amino-acid sequence MLTAFDVGVGVLVLISAILATARGLTREVLSLATWAGSAAIAVYMWQYHPDIARQYIAEPVVADIATVVVSFIVALIVLHLLTMRIADFVVDSRIGPIDRTLGFVFGVLRGVLIAIVITIFGLWLLPNNLPDWAANAQTLPHLRNMGDTLISMLPDGLEQQVTDILHGGGANLTEDTPAPPAPLDGTMDGTVDPTDPVIDQPIEPQA; translated from the coding sequence ATGCTGACAGCGTTCGACGTTGGTGTGGGTGTGCTGGTGCTGATCTCGGCGATCCTGGCCACGGCGCGAGGCCTGACCCGTGAAGTGCTTTCGCTGGCGACCTGGGCCGGTTCCGCCGCCATCGCCGTCTATATGTGGCAATATCATCCCGATATCGCCCGGCAATATATCGCCGAGCCGGTGGTGGCCGATATCGCCACGGTGGTGGTGAGTTTCATCGTGGCGCTGATCGTGCTGCATCTATTGACCATGCGCATTGCCGATTTCGTGGTGGATAGCCGCATCGGGCCGATCGACCGGACGCTGGGCTTCGTCTTCGGCGTCTTGCGCGGTGTGCTCATCGCCATCGTCATCACCATTTTCGGGCTGTGGCTGCTGCCCAACAACCTGCCCGACTGGGCCGCCAATGCGCAGACGCTGCCGCATCTGCGCAATATGGGCGACACGCTGATTTCCATGCTGCCCGACGGGCTGGAGCAGCAGGTGACCGATATCCTGCATGGCGGCGGCGCCAATCTGACCGAGGACACGCCCGCCCCTCCGGCGCCGCTTGACGGCACGATGGACGGCACGGTCGACCCCACCGATCCCGTGATCGACCAGCCGATCGAGCCGCAGGCCTGA
- the radA gene encoding DNA repair protein RadA, whose product MAKARSTFVCQSCGAVTSRWQGRCDACGEWNSIVEEIVDSGVGAGPKSAKAGGRVTNLVPLSGETESAARVVTGIAELDRVTGGGFVKGSALLVGGDPGIGKSTLLLQSAAALAGKGKRVVYVSGEEAVAQVRLRAQRLGLGDADVLLAAETNVEIILATLENGAPPDLVIIDSIQTLWTERVDSAPGTVTQVRTSAQALTRFAKKSGAAVVLVGHVTKDGQIAGPRVVEHMVDAVLYFEGDSSHTFRILRGVKNRYGATDEIGVFAMTELGLEQVANPSALFLDQRDKDAAGSAVFAGMEGTRPLLIEIQALVAPSPLGTPRRAVVGWDSSRLSMVLAVLETRCGVRIGANDIYLNVAGGLKINEPAADLAVAAALISSLTGSPLPADAVYFGEISLAGGVRPVVHGALRLREARKLGFGAVMTGKLGKADRGSGLEVTEYAQLSDMVSRIAAQGKRPMPEPEGW is encoded by the coding sequence ATGGCGAAGGCCCGATCCACCTTTGTCTGCCAGTCCTGCGGGGCGGTCACCAGCCGCTGGCAGGGGCGATGCGATGCCTGCGGCGAGTGGAACAGCATCGTCGAGGAAATCGTCGATTCCGGTGTCGGCGCCGGCCCGAAATCGGCCAAGGCGGGCGGACGGGTGACCAATCTGGTGCCGCTGTCGGGCGAAACCGAAAGCGCCGCGCGCGTCGTCACCGGCATTGCCGAACTCGACCGGGTGACCGGCGGCGGCTTCGTCAAGGGCTCGGCCCTGCTGGTCGGCGGCGATCCGGGGATCGGCAAATCGACGCTGCTGCTGCAATCGGCGGCGGCCCTGGCGGGGAAAGGCAAGCGCGTCGTCTATGTGTCCGGCGAGGAAGCGGTGGCGCAGGTGCGGCTGCGGGCGCAGCGGCTGGGACTGGGCGATGCCGATGTGCTGCTGGCCGCCGAAACCAATGTCGAAATCATCCTCGCCACGCTGGAAAACGGCGCGCCACCGGACCTGGTGATCATCGATTCCATCCAGACGCTGTGGACCGAAAGGGTGGATTCGGCGCCGGGCACCGTGACGCAGGTGCGTACCTCGGCGCAGGCGCTGACGCGGTTCGCCAAGAAAAGCGGCGCCGCGGTGGTGCTGGTGGGCCATGTCACCAAGGACGGGCAGATCGCCGGACCGCGCGTGGTCGAGCATATGGTCGATGCCGTACTGTATTTCGAAGGCGACAGCAGCCATACGTTCCGCATTCTGCGCGGGGTGAAGAACCGCTATGGCGCCACCGACGAGATCGGCGTCTTCGCCATGACCGAGCTCGGGCTGGAACAGGTGGCCAATCCATCGGCGCTGTTCCTCGACCAGCGCGACAAGGACGCGGCCGGATCGGCGGTGTTCGCCGGCATGGAAGGGACGCGGCCGCTGCTCATCGAAATCCAGGCCTTGGTCGCCCCTTCCCCGCTCGGCACGCCGCGCCGGGCAGTGGTGGGCTGGGACAGCTCCCGCCTTTCCATGGTGCTGGCGGTGCTGGAAACCCGCTGCGGGGTGCGCATCGGCGCCAATGACATCTATCTCAATGTCGCCGGCGGGCTCAAAATCAACGAGCCGGCGGCGGACCTGGCCGTGGCGGCGGCGCTGATCTCGTCGCTGACCGGCTCGCCGCTGCCGGCCGACGCGGTCTATTTCGGGGAAATCTCGCTGGCGGGCGGCGTCAGGCCGGTAGTGCATGGGGCCTTGCGGCTGCGCGAGGCGCGGAAGCTGGGTTTCGGCGCGGTGATGACCGGCAAGCTGGGCAAGGCCGATCGCGGCAGCGGCCTGGAGGTCACCGAATATGCACAATTGAGCGACATGGTCAGCCGGATCGCCGCGCAGGGAAAACGCCCGATGCCGGAGCCGGAAGGGTGGTGA
- the alr gene encoding alanine racemase, producing the protein MTLTSGLGGQLSIDLGALARNWRALDKVSAGALTAAVVKADAYGTGIDMASKALHAAGARFFFVATPDEGMAVRAAVPDAHIFILYGLYPGAANLYIRQNLMPVLSSMGMLEEWLNKCVERNEAYPAAFHFDTGINRLGFRLNEAAPVRERIEKLGFAPQMIMSHLACADTPNHEKNRTQLALFGSVTAQFPGIPASLANSAGLMTGRDYHFQMVRPGIALYGGRAVNGRRNPMQPVVTLHVPILQVTEGRTGESVGYGATYTLNRNSKLAVLGHGYADGFFRSLSGTNQRPGGKVFIRGKLCPVIGRISMDLTIVDITELGSDLPSPGEGAEVLGPNVDVDEQAEAAGTIGYELLTSLKGRYSRNYIGDGHLPD; encoded by the coding sequence ATGACGCTGACATCCGGCCTTGGCGGCCAATTGAGCATCGATTTGGGGGCCCTGGCCCGTAACTGGCGCGCCCTGGACAAGGTGAGCGCCGGCGCGCTGACGGCCGCCGTGGTCAAGGCCGATGCCTATGGCACCGGCATCGACATGGCCAGCAAGGCGCTGCACGCCGCCGGCGCCCGGTTCTTCTTCGTGGCCACGCCGGACGAAGGCATGGCCGTGCGCGCCGCCGTGCCGGATGCGCATATCTTCATTCTTTACGGGCTCTATCCCGGCGCGGCCAATCTCTATATCCGGCAGAACCTGATGCCGGTGCTGTCCTCCATGGGCATGCTGGAGGAATGGCTCAATAAATGCGTCGAGCGCAACGAGGCCTATCCGGCCGCCTTCCATTTCGACACCGGCATCAACCGGCTGGGCTTCCGGCTGAACGAGGCCGCCCCGGTGCGCGAGCGGATCGAGAAGCTGGGTTTCGCGCCGCAGATGATCATGAGCCACCTGGCCTGCGCCGACACGCCGAACCACGAGAAGAACCGCACGCAATTGGCGCTGTTCGGCTCGGTCACGGCGCAATTTCCGGGCATTCCGGCATCGCTGGCCAATTCCGCCGGTTTGATGACGGGCCGCGACTATCATTTCCAGATGGTGCGTCCGGGCATCGCGCTGTATGGCGGACGGGCCGTCAATGGCCGCAGGAACCCGATGCAGCCGGTGGTGACGCTGCATGTACCCATCCTGCAGGTGACCGAGGGGCGGACCGGCGAAAGCGTGGGCTATGGCGCCACCTATACGCTCAATCGCAATTCGAAGCTGGCCGTGCTCGGCCATGGCTATGCCGATGGCTTTTTCCGCTCGCTGTCGGGCACCAATCAGCGCCCCGGCGGCAAGGTGTTCATTCGCGGCAAGCTCTGCCCGGTGATCGGCCGGATCTCGATGGACCTGACCATCGTCGACATCACCGAACTCGGCTCCGACCTGCCCAGCCCCGGCGAGGGCGCCGAAGTGCTGGGACCGAATGTCGACGTGGACGAGCAGGCCGAAGCGGCGGGCACGATCGGCTATGAATTGCTGACCAGCCTCAAGGGCCGCTATAGCCGCAATTATATCGGCGATGGGCATTTGCCGGATTAG
- a CDS encoding replicative DNA helicase: protein MAEIARLHPAEDKTFRVAPHNVDVEQALLGAILINNDAFYRVADFLLPEHFYEPIHREIYELAGKIIRAGKAAEPATLKTHLPDQLLPDITMMQYLSRLAAEATTVLNAADYGQAIYDLAIRRNLIQVGEEMVGVAYDSDVEMTPVKQIEKVEGELFQLAEKGRYDGGFQNFGTALSASIQMAGEAFQRDGGLSGIATDLHDLDRQMGGLQRSDLIILAGRPAMGKTSLVTNIAFNVAKAWRGEVEPDGHIKTANGGQVGFFSLEMSSEQLATRVLAEQAEISSSDIRRGRIHDNQFAKLVDVSNMMSKVPLYIDDTGGISVAQLAARARRLKRQKGLDLLIVDYLQLLSGSTKASSQNRVQELTEITTTLKALAKELEVPIIALSQLSRQVEARDDKHPQLADLRESGSIEQDADVVLFVYREEYYLKNKEPKEGTPEHLAWQGEMEKVHGKAEVIIAKQRHGPTGTVQLSFEAQFTRFGNLARADYLPERME, encoded by the coding sequence ATGGCCGAGATTGCACGCCTCCACCCCGCCGAAGACAAGACCTTTCGCGTCGCGCCGCATAATGTGGACGTGGAGCAGGCACTGCTGGGCGCCATCCTGATCAATAACGACGCCTTCTATCGCGTCGCCGATTTCCTGCTGCCCGAGCATTTCTACGAGCCGATCCACCGGGAAATCTACGAGCTGGCCGGCAAGATCATCCGCGCCGGCAAGGCGGCGGAACCGGCGACGCTCAAGACCCACCTGCCCGACCAGCTGCTGCCCGACATCACCATGATGCAATATCTGTCGCGGCTGGCGGCGGAAGCGACCACGGTGCTCAACGCCGCTGATTACGGGCAGGCGATCTATGACCTGGCCATTCGCCGCAACCTGATCCAGGTGGGCGAGGAAATGGTCGGCGTGGCTTACGATTCCGACGTCGAGATGACCCCGGTCAAGCAGATCGAGAAGGTCGAGGGCGAACTGTTCCAACTGGCCGAAAAGGGCCGCTATGACGGCGGCTTCCAGAATTTCGGCACCGCGCTCAGCGCCTCGATCCAGATGGCGGGCGAAGCCTTCCAGCGCGATGGCGGCCTTTCCGGCATCGCCACCGACCTGCACGATCTCGACCGGCAGATGGGCGGCCTGCAGCGCAGCGACCTGATCATCCTGGCTGGCCGCCCGGCCATGGGCAAGACCTCGCTGGTCACCAATATCGCCTTCAACGTCGCCAAGGCCTGGCGGGGCGAAGTGGAACCGGACGGCCATATCAAGACCGCCAATGGCGGCCAGGTCGGCTTTTTCAGCCTGGAAATGAGTTCCGAGCAGCTGGCCACCCGTGTCCTGGCCGAGCAGGCGGAAATCTCCTCCTCCGACATTCGGCGCGGCCGCATCCACGACAACCAGTTCGCCAAGCTGGTCGACGTGTCCAATATGATGAGCAAGGTGCCGCTCTATATCGACGATACCGGCGGCATTTCGGTGGCGCAGCTCGCCGCCCGCGCCCGGCGGCTGAAGCGGCAGAAGGGACTGGACCTCTTGATCGTCGACTATCTGCAATTGCTGTCCGGCTCGACCAAGGCATCGAGCCAGAACCGCGTGCAGGAACTGACCGAAATCACCACCACGCTCAAGGCCCTGGCCAAGGAGCTGGAAGTGCCGATCATCGCGCTCAGCCAGCTCTCGCGCCAGGTGGAAGCGCGCGACGACAAGCACCCGCAATTGGCGGACTTGCGCGAATCGGGCTCTATCGAGCAGGACGCCGACGTGGTGCTGTTCGTGTACCGCGAAGAATATTATCTCAAGAACAAGGAGCCCAAGGAGGGCACGCCCGAACATCTGGCCTGGCAGGGAGAAATGGAAAAGGTGCATGGCAAGGCGGAAGTCATCATCGCCAAGCAGCGCCACGGCCCCACCGGCACCGTGCAATTGAGCTTCGAGGCGCAATTTACCCGCTTTGGTAACCTTGCTCGGGCAGACTATCTGCCCGAACGCATGGAATAG
- the rplI gene encoding 50S ribosomal protein L9 translates to MKVILLERIGRTGTIGDEVNVKDGYARNFLLPQGKALRATEANRKRFESERAHIEQRNEERRNAAAGIAEGLNGASVIIIRQAGETGQLYGSVAARDIVEALANDGFIVQRNQVELPDPIKSVGVHNIALALHPEVEVSITVNVARSDDEAQRQAEGEDVTVHTFEVDEEGDFAAGQAEAAAEDRFEE, encoded by the coding sequence ATGAAAGTCATTCTGCTCGAGCGCATCGGCCGCACCGGCACGATCGGCGACGAAGTCAACGTCAAGGACGGTTACGCCCGTAACTTCCTCCTGCCCCAGGGCAAGGCGCTGCGCGCCACCGAAGCCAATCGCAAGCGGTTCGAATCCGAGCGCGCCCATATCGAACAGCGCAACGAAGAGCGCCGCAATGCCGCCGCCGGCATTGCCGAAGGTCTCAACGGCGCCTCGGTGATCATCATCCGCCAGGCTGGCGAAACCGGCCAGCTCTACGGTTCGGTCGCCGCCCGCGACATCGTCGAAGCCCTGGCCAATGACGGCTTCATCGTCCAGCGCAACCAGGTGGAACTGCCCGATCCGATCAAGTCGGTCGGCGTGCATAATATCGCCCTGGCCCTGCACCCGGAAGTGGAAGTCTCGATCACCGTCAACGTCGCCCGTTCGGACGACGAAGCCCAGCGCCAGGCTGAGGGCGAAGACGTGACCGTGCACACATTCGAGGTCGACGAAGAAGGCGATTTCGCCGCCGGCCAGGCCGAAGCGGCCGCCGAGGACCGCTTCGAGGAATAG
- the rpsR gene encoding 30S ribosomal protein S18 gives MKDLTTSQARRPFQRRRKTCPFSGEGAPKIDYKDVRLLSRYVSERGKIVPSRITAVSAKKQRELARAIKRARFIGLMPYAVQ, from the coding sequence ATCAAAGACCTTACCACTTCCCAGGCCCGTCGCCCGTTCCAGCGTCGCCGCAAGACCTGCCCGTTCTCGGGCGAGGGCGCGCCCAAGATCGACTACAAGGACGTGCGCCTGCTGAGCCGCTACGTCTCGGAGCGCGGCAAGATCGTGCCGAGCCGCATCACCGCCGTTTCGGCCAAGAAGCAGCGTGAACTGGCCCGCGCCATCAAGCGCGCCCGCTTCATCGGCCTGATGCCCTACGCCGTCCAGTAA
- the rpsF gene encoding 30S ribosomal protein S6 yields the protein MALYEHIYLARQDVSQQQVEELTTQLTDVLGQGGGKVTKNEYWGLKGLSYRIRKNRKAHYTLLNIEAPAAAVAEMERQMRINEDILRFMTVRVDELEEGPSAMMQKRDRDDRDGRPGGDRGGFSGDRRPRRF from the coding sequence ATGGCCCTTTACGAACATATCTATCTCGCTCGCCAGGACGTGTCCCAGCAGCAGGTCGAGGAACTGACCACCCAGCTGACCGACGTGCTCGGCCAGGGCGGCGGCAAGGTGACCAAGAACGAATATTGGGGCCTCAAGGGTCTCTCCTACCGCATCCGCAAGAACCGCAAGGCGCATTACACCCTGCTCAACATCGAAGCGCCGGCAGCCGCCGTGGCCGAGATGGAGCGCCAGATGCGCATCAATGAAGACATCCTGCGCTTCATGACCGTGCGCGTGGACGAGCTGGAAGAAGGCCCCTCGGCCATGATGCAGAAGCGCGATCGCGACGACCGCGACGGCCGCCCGGGCGGCGACCGTGGCGGTTTCTCCGGCGACCGTCGCCCCCGCCGCTTCTAA
- the fabD gene encoding ACP S-malonyltransferase has product MSSTAFTFPGQGSQAVGMGKDLADAYPEARVVFAEVDEALGQKLSTLMFEGPEDDLRLTENAQPALMAASMAVMRVLEARGVHLQDRAAYVAGHSLGEYSALCAAGTFSLADAARLLRIRGQAMQKAVPVGHGAMAALLGLDLDTARAVAAEAGQGEVCDIANDNAPGQVVVSGATAAIERAVEIAKGKGARRALLLPVSAPFHCSLMQPAADAMAAALAEVDMQAPVVPLVANVLAAPISDPAEIRQRLVEQVTGIVRWTESVTWLTTAGGVANLVELGTGKVLTGLAKRIAADASARAVNSPADVDAFIAELGA; this is encoded by the coding sequence ATGTCCAGCACCGCATTTACTTTTCCGGGCCAGGGCAGCCAGGCCGTCGGCATGGGCAAGGACCTGGCCGATGCCTATCCCGAGGCGCGCGTCGTGTTCGCCGAGGTGGACGAGGCGCTGGGGCAGAAGCTTTCCACCCTCATGTTCGAGGGCCCCGAGGACGACCTGCGCCTCACCGAGAATGCCCAGCCGGCCCTGATGGCCGCGAGCATGGCGGTCATGCGGGTGCTGGAGGCCAGGGGCGTCCATCTCCAGGATCGCGCCGCCTATGTCGCCGGCCATTCGCTGGGCGAATATTCCGCGCTTTGCGCCGCCGGCACCTTCTCGCTCGCCGATGCGGCCCGCCTGCTGCGCATTCGCGGCCAGGCCATGCAGAAGGCCGTGCCGGTCGGTCACGGCGCCATGGCCGCCTTGCTCGGCCTCGATCTCGACACCGCCAGGGCCGTCGCCGCCGAAGCCGGGCAGGGCGAGGTCTGCGACATCGCCAATGACAACGCCCCCGGCCAGGTCGTCGTTTCCGGCGCCACCGCCGCCATCGAGCGCGCCGTCGAAATCGCCAAGGGCAAGGGCGCCAGGCGCGCGCTGCTGCTGCCGGTCAGCGCGCCGTTCCATTGCTCGCTGATGCAACCCGCCGCCGACGCCATGGCCGCCGCGCTCGCCGAAGTCGACATGCAGGCGCCCGTCGTCCCCTTGGTTGCCAACGTTCTCGCCGCGCCCATTTCCGACCCGGCCGAAATCCGCCAGCGCCTCGTCGAGCAGGTCACCGGAATCGTGCGCTGGACCGAAAGCGTCACCTGGCTCACCACGGCCGGCGGCGTCGCCAATCTGGTTGAACTCGGCACCGGCAAGGTGCTGACCGGACTCGCAAAACGCATTGCGGCGGATGCCTCGGCCCGGGCGGTGAACAGCCCCGCCGATGTCGACGCCTTCATCGCTGAGCTTGGCGCCTGA
- the fabG gene encoding 3-oxoacyl-[acyl-carrier-protein] reductase translates to MFDLTGKRALVTGASGGIGREIAKALAAAGASVALSGTRLGALEDTAKEIGKDCPILPANLSRLDEVDKLVPAAEAALGGLDILVNNAGMTRDNLFMRMKDEEWDEVLAVNLTAAFHLNRAVLRGMMKQRWGRIIGISSVVGVMGNPGQGNYAASKAGLIGMNKALAYEVASRNITVNSIAPGFIASAMTDELNDKQRETILSTVPAGRLGTAPEVAACAVFLASDGAAYITGHTLNVNGGMAMI, encoded by the coding sequence ATGTTTGATCTCACTGGAAAACGCGCTCTTGTCACCGGCGCCAGCGGCGGTATTGGCCGCGAAATCGCCAAGGCCCTGGCCGCCGCCGGCGCCAGCGTCGCCCTCTCCGGCACCCGCCTCGGCGCGCTGGAAGATACCGCCAAGGAAATCGGCAAGGATTGCCCGATTCTGCCGGCCAACCTTTCCAGGCTCGATGAAGTCGACAAGCTCGTGCCCGCCGCCGAAGCGGCTCTGGGCGGCCTCGATATTCTCGTCAACAATGCCGGCATGACCCGCGACAATCTCTTCATGCGCATGAAGGACGAGGAATGGGACGAGGTGCTGGCCGTCAATCTCACCGCTGCCTTCCATCTCAATCGCGCCGTGCTGCGCGGGATGATGAAGCAGCGCTGGGGCCGCATCATCGGCATTTCCTCGGTGGTCGGGGTCATGGGCAATCCGGGGCAGGGCAATTACGCCGCCTCCAAGGCCGGCCTGATCGGCATGAACAAGGCGCTGGCCTATGAAGTGGCCAGCCGCAACATCACCGTCAATTCCATCGCCCCCGGCTTCATCGCCTCGGCCATGACCGACGAGCTCAACGACAAGCAGCGCGAAACCATTCTGTCCACCGTCCCGGCGGGCCGCCTGGGCACCGCCCCCGAAGTCGCCGCCTGCGCCGTCTTCCTCGCCAGCGACGGCGCCGCCTACATCACCGGCCACACCCTCAACGTCAACGGCGGCATGGCGATGATTTGA
- a CDS encoding acyl carrier protein: MSDVADRVRKIVVEHLNVDAEKVTEKASFIDDLGADSLDQVELVMAFEEEFSVEIPDDAAESIQTFGDAVAFLTKATS, from the coding sequence ATGAGCGATGTCGCTGATCGGGTCCGCAAGATCGTTGTGGAACACCTCAATGTGGATGCCGAGAAGGTCACCGAAAAGGCCAGCTTCATCGACGATCTGGGCGCTGACTCCCTGGATCAGGTCGAGCTGGTTATGGCTTTCGAGGAAGAATTCTCGGTCGAGATTCCCGACGATGCCGCCGAGTCGATCCAGACTTTCGGCGATGCCGTCGCTTTCCTGACCAAGGCAACCAGCTAA